The following are encoded in a window of Candidatus Kryptoniota bacterium genomic DNA:
- a CDS encoding T9SS type A sorting domain-containing protein, translating to MRKTGMLTGFILFFVSLGNVVHAQGWQQYGYGGTLPSFYSLSAVNDSVCWFGGDLMLTVLMQLHYNGNSYGWSQNGLEPAAYTAIYGRSSLLAYTGSSNGKLFKTTNGGTSWTKQFTQSNGAFIDGIYFWTDSVGIAYGDPTAFPSTGPFTVIRTTDGGTTWNDVSSTLPTVIAQFGYTQSYDVVGTHLWFPSFSNGDTTVARYLFHSRDLGLTWEELNVPPNFGDFSVSFSDSSNGLITNHYGKIARTTDGGRTWSVKQNGVGWGPLQFQKGTSNVWIQGYYDSQAQNNPIFYSTDFGSTWGKQTRNSPVSIIGFSVASQHAVWACGYNYLVLRNTTPNVVTSVVSQTNGPSVPALFELSQNYPNPFNPTTTIKYHVEKAGSTKLVVYDVLGRNVRTLINDVQTAGWHMVVWDGTNDGRQSVSTGTYFYRIEQNGQTESKKMLLLK from the coding sequence ATGAGAAAGACTGGCATGCTTACAGGCTTCATACTTTTCTTCGTATCGCTGGGCAACGTTGTTCACGCACAGGGCTGGCAACAATACGGATATGGAGGAACACTCCCTTCATTCTATTCTTTATCTGCGGTGAACGATTCTGTCTGTTGGTTTGGAGGAGACCTTATGTTAACCGTACTTATGCAGCTTCACTACAATGGCAACTCCTACGGCTGGAGCCAAAATGGCTTAGAGCCGGCAGCATACACTGCGATTTATGGTCGTAGTTCGCTGCTGGCATATACGGGGAGTTCCAACGGTAAGCTTTTCAAAACAACGAATGGAGGAACGTCCTGGACAAAACAGTTCACACAATCGAACGGTGCATTTATCGATGGAATATATTTTTGGACTGACAGCGTCGGTATAGCGTACGGTGATCCTACTGCTTTTCCTAGCACAGGTCCTTTCACCGTAATTCGAACAACCGATGGAGGCACAACGTGGAACGATGTTTCTTCCACCTTGCCTACTGTCATTGCACAATTCGGTTACACTCAAAGTTATGATGTTGTTGGAACTCACCTTTGGTTTCCATCCTTTTCTAATGGTGATACCACAGTGGCCCGCTATCTTTTTCATTCGCGTGATCTTGGCTTGACTTGGGAAGAATTGAATGTCCCGCCGAATTTTGGAGACTTCAGCGTCTCATTTTCGGATTCATCGAATGGACTCATTACAAATCATTACGGCAAAATCGCTCGAACCACCGACGGCGGAAGAACATGGTCTGTAAAACAAAATGGTGTTGGATGGGGACCTCTGCAATTTCAAAAAGGAACAAGCAATGTCTGGATCCAAGGATATTACGATTCTCAAGCTCAGAACAACCCCATATTCTACTCGACAGATTTCGGTTCAACCTGGGGCAAGCAAACGAGGAATTCGCCGGTATCTATTATTGGATTCTCCGTTGCAAGCCAGCATGCGGTATGGGCTTGCGGCTACAATTATCTTGTGCTGCGCAATACAACACCTAACGTTGTAACATCGGTTGTTTCTCAAACGAATGGACCTTCCGTACCCGCTTTATTTGAATTGAGCCAAAACTATCCCAATCCCTTTAACCCAACAACGACAATAAAGTATCACGTTGAAAAAGCCGGAAGCACAAAACTTGTGGTGTATGATGTTTTAGGACGAAACGTCCGGACACTTATCAATGATGTTCAGACGGCCGGATGGCACATGGTCGTCTGGGATGGAACCAACGATGGCCGGCAGAGTGTGTCGACAGGCACATATTTCTATCGGATCGAACAGAACGGACAAACTGAATCAAAGAAAATGTTGCTGCTTAAATAA
- a CDS encoding cellulase family glycosylhydrolase, whose protein sequence is MKITIILLLGFALRAKAQTPLTAQQIVRQMTRGINIGNSLEAYPGGETSWGNPLMQKSFFADLRRAGFNAVRIPVTWGYDNRTLWAPPYTIDSTFMARVDTVVSWALDNGLFVIMNAHHEAWLKDTLADNAIADTAYVDSALARFDSIWSQIATHFHAKSDSLTFEILNEPYPAPAAAVNKLNAQVLKLIRRTNPTRVVLYSGYMWSNSAQLVTAQIPDSSDKYLIGYYHSYDPWPFGLNGGDTSNAVILSVIESEMNQAASWSQRTGIPVVLGEYGFMKSCSYNPRMYAYATIVDQALQHGISPFAWDDGGDFTIFYRNNGTFNEIKDILAHTSPQSPTNLGVSQISGGVKLQWHNRNTENDSIWVQRGVGGAPQLGVSGVTFLDYMEVGPTDSVFVDSFATSASTYYYRLSVTMKDSSGLQSYPIMITATPTEVVQAKAPTKFQLMNNYPNPFNPTTVISYQLPVTSHVTLRVYDVLGREVAALVSENETAGYKSVTFDASKLPSGVYLYQLQAGNFASVKKMLLIK, encoded by the coding sequence ATGAAAATTACAATAATACTCTTGCTCGGATTTGCACTCCGTGCAAAAGCTCAAACTCCGCTGACCGCTCAACAAATAGTAAGACAGATGACGAGAGGGATCAATATAGGAAATTCGCTGGAAGCATATCCGGGTGGGGAGACATCATGGGGCAATCCTCTTATGCAGAAGAGTTTTTTTGCCGATTTGAGGAGAGCCGGGTTCAATGCGGTAAGGATTCCCGTAACATGGGGGTACGACAACCGCACGCTGTGGGCGCCGCCGTATACGATAGACAGCACGTTCATGGCGCGGGTGGACACCGTGGTGAGCTGGGCACTCGATAACGGCCTCTTCGTCATTATGAATGCGCACCATGAAGCGTGGCTTAAAGATACACTTGCAGATAATGCAATTGCCGACACAGCATACGTAGATTCAGCTCTCGCCCGCTTCGACAGCATATGGAGTCAGATAGCCACCCATTTCCATGCGAAGTCAGACAGTTTGACATTTGAAATCCTGAATGAGCCTTATCCTGCACCGGCCGCTGCGGTCAACAAACTGAACGCGCAAGTCCTGAAATTAATTCGCCGCACAAACCCGACGCGCGTCGTTCTGTATTCAGGCTATATGTGGTCGAACTCCGCTCAGCTCGTCACTGCGCAGATACCTGACTCTTCGGACAAATACCTGATCGGATACTATCATTCTTACGATCCCTGGCCATTCGGACTCAATGGGGGCGATACATCGAATGCTGTGATCCTATCCGTCATAGAATCTGAGATGAACCAGGCTGCCAGCTGGTCGCAGAGGACGGGTATCCCGGTCGTACTCGGTGAATACGGATTCATGAAATCATGCTCGTACAATCCGCGGATGTACGCTTATGCTACTATCGTTGACCAGGCTTTGCAGCACGGCATCTCGCCATTCGCATGGGACGACGGGGGTGACTTCACGATATTCTATAGAAACAATGGCACATTCAATGAGATCAAAGACATTCTCGCTCACACCTCTCCTCAATCGCCGACCAACCTGGGGGTCAGCCAGATCAGCGGCGGGGTAAAACTGCAGTGGCACAACAGGAACACCGAGAACGACAGTATCTGGGTACAGCGCGGAGTTGGCGGCGCGCCGCAACTCGGGGTCAGCGGCGTGACCTTTCTAGATTACATGGAAGTGGGGCCAACCGATTCCGTCTTCGTCGATAGCTTCGCAACATCTGCTTCAACGTATTATTATCGGCTGAGCGTTACCATGAAAGATTCCAGTGGGCTTCAGTCATATCCAATCATGATAACGGCGACACCGACCGAGGTCGTCCAGGCAAAGGCCCCGACTAAGTTTCAGTTGATGAACAACTATCCTAACCCCTTTAATCCGACGACAGTGATCAGTTATCAGTTGCCAGTAACCAGTCACGTGACACTGAGAGTCTATGATGTTCTTGGCAGGGAGGTAGCGGCGTTAGTCAGCGAGAACGAGACTGCTGGATACAAATCGGTGACATTTGATGCGAGCAAGCTACCAAGCGGCGTGTATCTCTATCAGCTTCAAGCCGGGAATTTCGCGTCAGTGAAGAAGATGCTTCTGATAAAATAA
- a CDS encoding 4Fe-4S dicluster domain-containing protein — translation MNAIAVPGFVEEVRKYGTFDANACLNCGSCTVVCNLSNDSASFPRRPLQLALLGLKEPLLRSLEPWLCYDCGECSIACPRQAEPRESMMTLRRYLAAAYDATRISSKILTSKGWEIASLVFVGVLVFALAFFYHLYYVQLSVNDLVSTPMGLEHMFDTIIYFTYAVFLISIVVLTSKALRMHRFTMHNMEIKVPLRLYFFQAKTMLVHLLFQKNMKRCDEPARKKRWLEHWLIGFAFALKCFIVIFLLKWFQTDSIYPLYNPQRWVGYLIAAILIVFPFEIIFSRLRKRELMHKFSESSDFILPIMLFLVAVSGILVHIFRYLEFSMSCHYAYAFHVAIAVSLVLVELPFGKLSHVIFRPLAMYFQAVKDRAEAEVMATAEGKPS, via the coding sequence ATGAACGCAATTGCTGTCCCGGGTTTTGTTGAAGAGGTCCGCAAGTATGGTACTTTCGATGCGAACGCTTGCCTCAATTGCGGGAGTTGCACGGTCGTGTGTAACCTTTCAAATGATAGCGCATCATTCCCAAGAAGACCGCTTCAGCTGGCGCTGCTTGGACTGAAAGAGCCGCTGCTGAGGAGCCTCGAACCGTGGCTCTGTTATGACTGCGGCGAATGTTCGATTGCTTGCCCGCGACAGGCAGAGCCGCGCGAGTCGATGATGACTCTTCGACGGTATCTTGCAGCTGCTTATGATGCGACCCGCATATCGTCGAAGATCCTCACGTCAAAGGGATGGGAAATCGCTTCACTCGTCTTTGTTGGTGTGCTGGTGTTTGCTCTTGCATTCTTTTATCATCTGTATTACGTACAGCTCTCAGTCAACGATCTTGTTTCCACACCCATGGGGTTGGAGCACATGTTCGACACCATCATATATTTTACGTATGCAGTTTTTCTAATTTCAATAGTCGTCTTGACGAGCAAGGCGCTCCGCATGCACCGGTTCACCATGCATAACATGGAGATAAAAGTACCGCTTCGGTTGTACTTCTTTCAAGCAAAGACCATGTTGGTTCACTTGCTGTTTCAGAAGAACATGAAGAGATGCGATGAGCCGGCTCGGAAGAAGAGATGGTTAGAACACTGGTTGATCGGATTTGCGTTTGCACTTAAGTGTTTCATCGTCATTTTTCTTCTGAAGTGGTTCCAAACCGACAGTATTTATCCTCTCTATAATCCTCAGCGATGGGTGGGATATCTTATCGCCGCAATTCTAATCGTTTTTCCGTTTGAGATAATTTTCAGTCGCCTCCGCAAGCGGGAACTGATGCACAAATTCTCTGAGTCCAGCGACTTTATTCTTCCAATTATGCTTTTTCTTGTTGCCGTCAGCGGGATACTAGTCCATATCTTTAGGTACCTCGAGTTCTCGATGTCGTGCCACTATGCGTACGCCTTTCATGTTGCAATTGCAGTTTCACTGGTACTTGTCGAGCTGCCGTTCGGCAAATTGTCTCATGTAATCTTCCGGCCGCTTGCAATGTACTTCCAGGCAGTGAAAGATAGAGCGGAGGCGGAAGTGATGGCGACGGCCGAAGGGAAACCGTCATGA
- the hybB gene encoding Ni/Fe-hydrogenase cytochrome b subunit codes for MKRISSDRPLREWFRQMTFWKSVFLLALMAGAYSTAIRFVFGLGAATNLSDKFPWGLWIGFDVLCGVGLAAGGFVVAAAVYVFHLDAFKPLIRPAVLTAFLGYVLVVFALLFDLGRPWNIWHPLVMWNPHSVMFEVAWCVMLYTAVLALEFSPMVFERLKLERANRAIRALTVPLVILGVMLSTLHQSSLGSLYLITPEKTYPLWYSENLPFLFFLSAVAVGPAMVTIESFFSSRAFGRELELPMLSKLGKVTVVALAVYLVLKIEDVINYNLFPYLSTFNLETSLYLTEILVGVVAPILLLTNRRIRSSRQGLFYSAVLVVSGFVLNRMDISITALERYYGAKYFPSLIEVSVTVMIVAIGFAAFALAAKNLAVFPVVKSAEDSVNAESYEIVMTEDDVKSGTEQVFRAGH; via the coding sequence ATGAAAAGAATCAGCTCCGACAGGCCACTTAGGGAATGGTTTAGGCAAATGACATTCTGGAAATCGGTTTTTCTGTTGGCTCTCATGGCAGGCGCTTATTCCACCGCAATAAGATTTGTCTTCGGTCTCGGTGCGGCCACGAACTTGAGCGACAAATTCCCATGGGGATTGTGGATCGGCTTCGATGTTCTTTGTGGCGTCGGGCTGGCCGCGGGCGGGTTTGTCGTCGCGGCTGCTGTATATGTGTTCCATCTGGATGCGTTTAAACCCCTGATTCGTCCTGCGGTGCTCACTGCGTTTCTCGGCTATGTGCTTGTGGTATTTGCCTTGTTATTTGATCTGGGTAGGCCATGGAACATTTGGCATCCACTGGTCATGTGGAATCCGCACTCGGTGATGTTCGAGGTAGCGTGGTGCGTAATGCTGTATACCGCCGTGCTTGCATTGGAGTTCAGTCCAATGGTGTTCGAACGTCTCAAGCTGGAGAGAGCTAACAGGGCCATACGCGCTCTCACAGTCCCACTTGTGATTCTAGGCGTGATGCTTTCGACACTTCATCAGTCTTCGTTAGGTTCTCTTTACCTGATCACTCCCGAGAAAACATATCCTCTGTGGTATTCGGAAAATCTCCCATTCTTGTTCTTTCTGTCAGCGGTTGCCGTCGGGCCAGCTATGGTCACGATCGAATCATTTTTCAGCTCGAGAGCTTTTGGACGTGAGCTCGAGCTGCCCATGTTGTCGAAACTCGGAAAGGTTACTGTGGTGGCGCTTGCAGTCTATCTCGTACTCAAGATCGAAGACGTGATTAACTACAATCTGTTCCCTTACCTCTCCACGTTCAACCTGGAAACCTCCCTGTACTTGACTGAAATATTGGTGGGAGTGGTCGCACCGATTCTGCTGCTGACGAATCGAAGGATACGGTCGAGCAGGCAGGGGTTATTCTACAGCGCCGTCCTCGTCGTGAGCGGTTTTGTGCTCAACAGGATGGATATCAGCATTACCGCCCTCGAGCGTTATTATGGTGCAAAATACTTCCCAAGTCTGATTGAAGTATCGGTTACCGTTATGATAGTCGCCATCGGATTCGCAGCGTTTGCCCTTGCCGCGAAAAATCTTGCTGTTTTTCCGGTCGTGAAGAGCGCGGAAGATTCGGTCAATGCTGAAAGTTACGAGATCGTGATGACTGAGGATGATGTCAAGTCTGGCACGGAGCAGGTTTTTCGTGCGGGACACTAA
- a CDS encoding NAD(P)-binding protein, producing the protein MNMNSHDKKVGAALVVGGGIGGMQAALDLAESGIKVYLAENKPSIGGVMSQLDKTFPTNDCAMCTIAPRLVSIGRHKDIEILTLSEVEKVDGEAGNFSVTLSRRARYVDENKCTGCGLCFAGCPVFIKNEYNLGLSERKAIYTLFPQAVPNKASIDKHEDRPCKAACMDRCPVHTNVLGYIKLIAEGKFKEAYELNRNVNPFPSVCGRVCYAPCEEACNRGQLDEPVAIRQLKRFVADFVNIDELPIPQITESGKKVAIVGAGPAGLAAANDLALSGHLVTVFEAQDEAGGMLRYGIPEYRLPRETLRKEIDYIRKLGVDIKTGIRVGKDISISDIRRDHDAVFIGVGAELGMQLDVGGSTLSGVMDGIRFLKEVNPGVKVEIGKKVAVIGGGNTAIDCARTVRRLGAEEVRIVYRRSRAEMPAAKEEIDAAEREGVKIEYLTLPKRFLGDRGTVSQMECIRMELGEPDASGRRRPIPVPGSEFISPVDTVITGLGQLTQVEFLKQMGLSVNRNDTITIEPKTGATNIEGVFAGGDVVTGAAYVIDAIAAGKTAARSISRYLKGEQVESQETDKLPEVLCNEEIIALKQRFPFSKRVEMDEVPVPERVKNFREVALGFTPDEAVAEARRCLAGQIEGCIECGECEKRCDAKAIDFDQRDSKVELNVGAIILSPGYEIFDPRLKTDLGYSRYSNVITALQFERILSPSGPYEGGVLRPSDGKPPKRIAFIQCVGSRDNEHDYCSSVCCMYATKEAIIAKEHAGGDVACDIFFMDVRAFSKGFEAYFESAKKQGVNYIRCRVPGVEEIPESRNLKIKYIDEDDHKVSREYDLVVLSVGMLPPKNSAAIAEKFGIELNQFGFCRTSTFNPVETAREGVYVAGPFIEPKDIPETVMDASAAASKVLALLKDERGSQIIPKEYPPETDVYGQEPRVGVFVCHCGTNIAGVVNVPEVVAYARTLPNVVYAENNLYTCSNDTQERIREKIREHNLNRVVVASCTPRTHEPLFRSTIQEAGLNPYLFEMANIRDQCSWVHMHEPVKATAKSKDLLRMAVAKVKLNDSLYSKPLDVIHEALVIGGGLAGMTAALGLANQGYIVHLVERDPELGGYLRRSRYLLNGEDPQSELRELISRVRSHRDIRVYVNARLLEMKGSIGSFASKISIGGDGATIDINHGVVIVATGAESSKPDEYLYQKDPRVLLHDEFEEQLASDRFEGKSVAFIQCVGSRNTERPYCSRTCCSDTIKDALRLKHRRPDAQVYVLYRELRAYGFREAYYSQARKLGVTFIRFGDNKPPAVLGHNGKLSVLVHAETLHQTVQLLVDNVILAAATIPRESNKELAQVLKVPLSEEKFFLEAHRKLRPVDFATDGIFLCGNAHSPLGIEETISQAMATAARAATILSKEHIDLEPTISHVVEENCDGCAYCVEPCPYKAITLIEYETNGEMKKRVQVNESLCKGCGTCMATCPKNAIYVWHFRPEMLSAEVKAALGAGG; encoded by the coding sequence ATGAACATGAATTCGCACGATAAGAAGGTAGGCGCGGCACTCGTTGTAGGCGGCGGTATCGGCGGGATGCAAGCGGCTCTCGACCTTGCGGAGTCCGGTATAAAGGTCTATCTCGCCGAAAACAAGCCTTCCATTGGCGGAGTCATGTCTCAACTCGACAAGACGTTTCCGACCAACGATTGTGCAATGTGTACGATAGCACCCCGTTTAGTATCCATTGGGCGACACAAAGACATAGAGATACTCACGCTTTCTGAGGTTGAAAAAGTAGATGGTGAAGCAGGGAACTTCAGCGTCACACTAAGTCGAAGAGCCAGGTACGTCGACGAGAACAAATGTACGGGATGCGGATTGTGTTTCGCCGGCTGCCCGGTGTTCATAAAAAACGAGTATAATCTCGGATTGTCGGAACGTAAGGCGATCTACACTCTGTTTCCTCAGGCTGTACCCAACAAGGCGTCGATCGACAAACATGAGGACCGTCCTTGCAAGGCTGCATGCATGGATCGATGTCCCGTGCATACAAATGTGCTCGGTTATATCAAACTAATTGCCGAGGGGAAGTTCAAAGAAGCGTATGAACTAAATCGAAATGTCAATCCCTTTCCATCAGTGTGCGGAAGAGTATGCTATGCACCGTGCGAAGAGGCATGCAACAGAGGACAGCTGGACGAACCGGTCGCAATACGCCAGCTGAAAAGATTTGTGGCAGATTTTGTAAACATAGATGAGCTTCCGATTCCACAGATAACTGAATCTGGCAAAAAGGTAGCGATCGTAGGCGCCGGTCCTGCTGGATTAGCGGCCGCCAATGATCTCGCTCTCAGCGGACATCTTGTGACTGTGTTCGAGGCTCAAGATGAAGCTGGCGGAATGCTTCGGTACGGAATTCCCGAATACAGATTGCCCCGTGAGACCTTGCGCAAGGAAATCGACTACATCCGGAAACTTGGAGTTGACATCAAAACCGGTATCAGAGTTGGAAAAGATATATCCATCTCCGATATCCGAAGGGATCATGACGCGGTCTTCATAGGAGTAGGCGCCGAGCTGGGAATGCAGCTTGATGTCGGGGGATCGACACTGTCCGGCGTGATGGATGGAATCAGGTTCCTCAAGGAAGTGAACCCGGGTGTGAAGGTTGAAATCGGGAAGAAGGTAGCGGTCATCGGTGGAGGAAATACCGCAATTGATTGTGCCCGGACGGTGAGGCGTCTTGGTGCGGAAGAAGTCCGGATAGTCTATCGCAGATCGCGGGCCGAGATGCCAGCAGCGAAAGAGGAAATTGATGCGGCGGAGAGAGAAGGCGTCAAGATAGAATACCTCACTTTACCAAAACGGTTTCTCGGTGACCGGGGCACGGTTTCACAAATGGAGTGCATCAGGATGGAGCTTGGTGAGCCTGATGCGAGCGGCCGACGTCGACCGATTCCCGTGCCGGGTTCCGAATTCATCTCACCGGTAGATACTGTCATTACCGGCCTGGGACAGCTGACTCAAGTTGAGTTCTTGAAACAAATGGGATTGTCCGTAAACAGGAATGACACCATCACAATTGAACCAAAGACAGGCGCGACGAACATTGAAGGAGTATTCGCCGGCGGAGACGTCGTCACCGGAGCCGCTTATGTAATCGACGCGATAGCGGCTGGGAAGACGGCTGCTCGCTCAATCAGCCGTTATCTTAAAGGTGAACAGGTTGAATCACAAGAGACAGATAAACTACCAGAGGTACTTTGTAACGAGGAGATTATCGCGCTCAAACAGCGATTTCCTTTCTCAAAACGCGTCGAGATGGATGAGGTCCCGGTTCCAGAGCGGGTGAAGAACTTTCGTGAGGTTGCTCTCGGGTTCACTCCTGATGAAGCGGTAGCGGAGGCCAGGCGATGTCTGGCAGGTCAGATTGAGGGATGCATCGAATGCGGCGAGTGTGAGAAGCGCTGTGATGCAAAGGCGATAGACTTCGACCAACGCGACAGTAAGGTTGAACTGAATGTCGGAGCGATTATTCTCTCGCCCGGTTACGAAATCTTCGACCCGCGTCTCAAAACGGACCTCGGGTACAGTCGCTATTCTAATGTTATTACTGCTCTTCAGTTCGAGAGAATACTATCGCCGTCGGGGCCCTACGAGGGCGGCGTGTTACGCCCGTCGGACGGAAAGCCTCCCAAGCGCATTGCGTTCATCCAATGCGTCGGCTCGCGAGACAACGAGCATGACTACTGTTCATCAGTCTGTTGCATGTATGCAACCAAGGAGGCGATTATCGCCAAAGAACATGCAGGCGGTGATGTTGCCTGCGACATTTTCTTCATGGACGTACGCGCTTTTAGCAAGGGCTTTGAAGCTTACTTTGAGTCCGCTAAGAAACAGGGTGTGAATTATATCCGGTGTCGTGTCCCGGGCGTTGAAGAAATTCCGGAATCCAGGAACCTGAAGATCAAGTATATTGATGAAGATGATCACAAAGTCTCGCGGGAATACGATCTTGTAGTCCTTTCAGTTGGGATGCTTCCGCCGAAAAATTCTGCTGCAATTGCAGAGAAATTTGGAATCGAATTGAATCAGTTCGGTTTCTGCAGGACATCGACTTTCAATCCTGTCGAGACGGCACGCGAGGGTGTCTATGTAGCAGGCCCGTTCATAGAACCGAAGGATATACCTGAGACGGTAATGGACGCCTCGGCGGCCGCGTCGAAGGTTCTGGCACTTTTGAAAGACGAGAGAGGAAGTCAGATTATTCCGAAAGAGTATCCTCCGGAAACCGACGTGTACGGTCAGGAGCCGAGGGTCGGAGTGTTTGTCTGCCATTGTGGGACTAACATAGCGGGTGTCGTGAATGTCCCTGAAGTCGTAGCATATGCCCGAACACTCCCCAACGTAGTTTACGCGGAGAATAATCTCTACACATGTTCCAACGATACTCAGGAACGAATTCGCGAAAAAATAAGAGAGCACAATCTGAATCGTGTTGTAGTAGCCTCGTGTACCCCGAGGACTCATGAACCCTTGTTCCGAAGTACGATACAGGAAGCTGGACTTAATCCGTATCTTTTCGAGATGGCAAATATCAGGGACCAGTGTTCTTGGGTACACATGCATGAGCCGGTGAAAGCGACCGCAAAATCAAAAGATCTTCTTCGGATGGCAGTTGCAAAAGTGAAACTGAATGACTCGCTCTACTCCAAGCCTCTTGACGTTATCCATGAAGCACTCGTCATTGGAGGCGGTCTGGCGGGTATGACGGCTGCACTCGGGTTGGCGAATCAGGGCTATATTGTACATCTCGTCGAAAGAGATCCTGAGCTTGGGGGCTACTTACGGCGGTCTCGCTACCTCTTGAACGGCGAGGATCCTCAATCCGAACTTCGTGAGCTTATCTCTCGAGTAAGGTCGCATCGAGACATTCGCGTGTACGTAAACGCCAGACTTTTGGAAATGAAAGGCTCCATCGGAAGCTTTGCGTCAAAGATATCCATCGGCGGCGATGGCGCGACGATCGACATAAATCATGGTGTTGTGATTGTCGCAACCGGTGCCGAGTCGTCAAAGCCCGACGAATATTTGTATCAAAAGGACCCACGGGTTCTTCTTCATGATGAATTCGAGGAACAGCTGGCATCCGACCGGTTTGAAGGGAAATCAGTAGCCTTCATTCAATGTGTCGGGTCTCGAAATACAGAGCGGCCGTACTGCAGCCGGACTTGTTGCTCTGACACAATCAAGGATGCGTTGCGTCTCAAGCATCGCCGACCCGATGCGCAGGTCTACGTGCTTTATCGGGAGCTCCGTGCCTACGGTTTCAGGGAAGCATATTACTCGCAAGCTCGGAAACTCGGCGTGACATTCATCCGCTTTGGGGATAATAAACCGCCCGCTGTCCTCGGTCATAACGGAAAACTCTCCGTGCTGGTTCACGCTGAAACGCTTCATCAGACAGTGCAGCTACTTGTGGATAATGTTATACTTGCTGCGGCGACGATCCCGCGAGAGAGTAATAAAGAGTTGGCGCAAGTCCTGAAGGTCCCACTGAGCGAAGAAAAATTCTTCCTTGAAGCACATCGTAAACTCCGCCCTGTCGATTTTGCAACCGACGGCATTTTCCTTTGCGGCAATGCGCACTCGCCTCTGGGAATCGAAGAGACTATTTCGCAGGCAATGGCAACGGCAGCCCGTGCGGCGACGATCCTTTCGAAGGAACACATCGACCTCGAACCGACAATTTCACATGTTGTGGAAGAGAACTGCGACGGATGCGCCTACTGTGTTGAACCCTGTCCATACAAGGCAATCACACTAATAGAGTACGAGACGAATGGCGAAATGAAAAAACGCGTGCAGGTGAATGAGTCGCTCTGTAAGGGTTGTGGAACATGCATGGCAACGTGTCCAAAGAACGCAATTTACGTTTGGCACTTCAGGCCCGAGATGCTCTCTGCTGAAGTGAAAGCAGCCCTGGGAGCCGGGGGATGA
- a CDS encoding 4Fe-4S dicluster domain-containing protein has translation MNKLVGILVDTTQCIGCLACEDACADKWGYPHTDLHELSCEKNTVVQQWGEVYVPRLCMHCENPACASVCPVGALHKTLEGPVVYDEEKCIGCRYCMQACPFQVPKYQWNKPNPKVTKCNMCFDRIEEGKQPACVEVCPVQARVFGYRDDLLSTAKEKIKEKPDGYIQHVFGEAEVGGTSTMYLAGVDFVKLGFRTDLPKAALPQYTWNIMSKIPDYVLWGGTLMTGFWWLTNRKKRVAEYKEKLRRSKAADDEQENERQNTGEQK, from the coding sequence ATGAATAAGCTGGTCGGAATTCTTGTTGACACAACACAATGCATCGGATGTTTGGCGTGCGAGGATGCGTGTGCGGACAAATGGGGATATCCTCACACCGACCTTCACGAACTGTCGTGCGAGAAGAACACAGTTGTCCAACAATGGGGAGAGGTTTATGTCCCGAGGCTCTGCATGCATTGTGAGAATCCGGCATGTGCATCCGTTTGTCCCGTTGGCGCTTTACACAAGACTTTGGAGGGACCCGTAGTTTACGACGAGGAAAAATGCATCGGATGCCGCTACTGCATGCAAGCCTGTCCGTTCCAAGTTCCAAAATACCAGTGGAACAAGCCGAACCCGAAGGTTACAAAGTGTAACATGTGTTTCGACCGCATTGAGGAAGGGAAGCAGCCGGCGTGTGTGGAAGTGTGTCCTGTTCAGGCACGTGTCTTCGGCTACCGTGATGATCTTCTTAGCACAGCGAAAGAAAAGATCAAGGAAAAACCCGATGGTTACATCCAGCATGTCTTCGGGGAAGCCGAGGTGGGCGGAACATCGACCATGTATCTGGCCGGCGTAGATTTTGTGAAACTCGGTTTCAGGACAGATCTTCCGAAAGCCGCCCTTCCGCAGTATACTTGGAACATCATGTCGAAGATACCGGATTACGTCCTATGGGGCGGAACGTTGATGACCGGCTTCTGGTGGCTGACAAACCGCAAGAAGAGAGTTGCCGAATACAAGGAGAAATTACGAAGATCCAAAGCCGCTGATGACGAACAGGAAAATGAACGGCAAAACACCGGAGAACAAAAATGA